One Triplophysa rosa linkage group LG21, Trosa_1v2, whole genome shotgun sequence DNA segment encodes these proteins:
- the pfdn4 gene encoding prefoldin subunit 4: MAATMKKGVAAEDVNVTFEDQQKINKFARNTNRMSELKDEIEAKKKSLQNLEDASDDLMMCDDDAMLIPYQIGDVFISHSQEETQELLEAAKEALQEEIKGLEGRVSSIQGVLGDLKVQLYAKFGNNINLEADES, translated from the exons ATGGCGGCAACCATGAAGAAAGGAGTG GCAGCTGAAGATGTCAATGTGACATTTGAAGACCAGCAGAAGATAAACAAGTTTGCCAGAAATACAAATCGGATGTCGGAACTGAAAGATGAAATTGAGGCCAAAAAG aaaTCCTTACAGAATCTAGAGGATGCCAGTGATGACCTCATGATGTGTGATGACGATGCTATGTTGATCCCATATCAGATCGGAGATGTCTTCATCAGTCACTCTCAAGAAGAGACACAGGAATTGTTGGAGGCAGCGAAG GAAGCTCTGCAGGAGGAGATCAAAGGTCTGGAGGGCCGCGTGTCATCCATACAGGGGGTGCTTGGAGATCTTAAGGTTCAGCTGTATGCCAAGTTTGGAAACAACATTAATCTCGAGGCAGATGAAAGCTGA